In the genome of Cyclopterus lumpus isolate fCycLum1 chromosome 19, fCycLum1.pri, whole genome shotgun sequence, the window gtctgacAGAAGAAATCAAATATGATATCAAGCGAAGACGGAAACAGAAAAATTGAATGTGAAGAGTTGGAAACAGTAGATGCAGAACAGAAGAGCCtagtgtatatgcatgtgttttaactgcatgactgtgtgtgtgagtgtgtgtgtttgtgtgttttcctgctaGCTGTGATTGGAGCTGTAGTTGAGGCATCCAAAAGTTCATGTGTGCTCTTTCATCCAACCTGTCTTTCCTAAACGTTTGGATCTGCTGTAATATTTATAAAGTGTAACCTCTGTGCTTATCTGAATTGGCTGCACAGACGTAAATAATATGTATGTTTACAATATGCTGTGCATGGCATCTTGTTGTGTGAAACTGTTTATGAGAGATGTGCATATTTTTGGTTTCTGTCTCCTAGTGTGAAACGTACCTTTCCGCACATTCCCATCTGTGGCACGGAATTCCCTGGTGTTGAGCAGGAAGCAGGCGCGGTCCTGCTGGTAGCGTTCTCGAGTAGGCCCTCGCCCAATAGGGCTCCTCTCGTCTGGGCTCAGCACCTGGTCGATGGTGGGACAGTCCTCGTTAGCCAGGGCGGCCGAAGCTGCATCGCCGTTCTGCTTGGAATCTAGGGGAACAGGAGAATTATGATAAAACTATAGAAAAGAGTATCTTGTGTGTCTTATTTATCAAAAATGCTAATATAAGTTTGTATTGTTGATCAAGTAGGAGAAAATGCAATATGTCAATATTTATCTGcaaattataaaatgtttgcATCCTAAATATACACATTGCTTGCTTATTCAACAGTAAATTGAAATTTTGACAAATGTAGGCTTTGGTAACTTGCCaatattgaaaatatatgaaaatctTAGAGACAATCgagacaaaacaataatttagatagatagataatgtACATACAAACAGTAGCTCTGAACATTGGTAAACTGTCAATGTCGACTGGTAAATCGTCTTCGGGAATGACAGTTGTAGTGGTCACCCACATGTTCACTGAGGCATTATGGTAGACCATGTTACATCATGTGGTGATGATACTGCAGAGCAGTCTTGGAGCCAGTTGTCAAAATGTTGACTAATACAACTTCCTGCTGAAAAATTTACTGACACAACCTACAGGAAACCTTTTTAGTCTGGAGGGAAGCCAAGCAGACAAGATGTAGTAGAAGCACTGATGAAACCAATATTTTCTGGCTCACTGATGACTAAGGCAGTAAAGTAATGCATTAAAGGTGCATTATTGTTTCACGTGTCTGATGCTTGATGCATGTAAAGAGCAAACAAAGAGCCAAATTACCTCTCCTCCTGATTTTACTGCTAATGCCGGAGAGGAAATATGTGCAGTCAGGCCAAACTGAGATGCATTAAGCTGTTTTAATAGTTCATTTTCCTTCCGTACTGTTTGTTCTTCACAGACAGATGGGTGCCTTAAGGCAACTGTGGACCTACCAGTTGATCATGAATTACACATAAGTTCTGATGGGCCAGGGATTTCTCAAGGGTGGATCCAGAATCAACTATGCATTACTTCTTGATAGGGGTCCCACTTCTTTTTTTGACTCTCTAATTCTCCACCGGATCCCTGAAATCATCACTGTGTATGCCTGAATCTGCAATTTTTAAGCTGTCATATTGCCCAGAAGCATGCTTGTCGGTTTTAAAAGATAATATTTGTTGACAAAATAAAGAGATTTAACATGAAATAACAAATCTCTCACCTCTGTTAATCTCTATAATTTCTTCTTGGGCTAGAGGACAGTCTCCCCCATTGCCACTAGGCCCCATCACTCCACCTAGGACATTTCCCAAGAGCCTTTGCGGTGATGCAGTAGCCATAGCCAGGGCATCTGGTTTGCAGTAGTTGGGGGACCCGGGTTGGGGTGCTCTgggaatatgtttgtttttctttttgggcaGCTTTTGTTTGGCCATGGCCAGAGAGTAGTACATGCCGAAGTTGTTGACAATTACAGGTACAGGCATGGCGATGGTCAGCACACCAGCCAAGGCACACAGAGCACCCACCAGCATCCCTGACCACGTCTCTGGGTACATATCTCCATAGCCCAGTGTGGTCATAGTCACAACGGCCCACCAAAATCCAATGGGAATGTTCTTGAAGTTGGTGTGGGCGCTGGCGGTTGGGTCATCTGGGTCTGCGCCGATTCGTTCAGCGTAGTAGATCATGGTGGCAAAGATGAGGACTCCAAGGGCTAAGAAGATGATAAGCAGGAGGAATTCATTGGTGCTGGCACGCAGGGTGTGGCCCAGGACACGGAGGCCCACAAAGTGGCGGGTCAGCTTGAAGATTCGGAGGATACGGACGAACCTGACAACACGCAGGAACCCCAGGACATCCTTGGCAGCTTTGGAGGACAGCCCACTCAGGCCCACCTCCAGATAGAAGGGCAGGATGGCGACAAAGTCGATGATGTTGAGGCTGCTTTTGAAGAATTCCAGCTTGTCTGGGCAGAAGGTGA includes:
- the kcnc3b gene encoding potassium voltage-gated channel subfamily C member 3b isoform X4: MLSSVCVSSFKGRKGGNKSSNKACYSADMTCPSESEKIVINCGGVRHETYRSTLKTLPGTRLSWLTEPDAFSNFDYDHKLDEFFFDRHPSVFSFILNYYRTGKLHCPNDVCGPLFEEELAFWGIDETDVEACCWMNYRQHRDAEEALDSFENPEPDAPDDEPALGGADGDLKRLCMQEDARKAGWWKTWQPRIWALFEDPYSSKYARYVAFGSLFFILISISTFCMETHEAFNTILNKTENVTVGNTTREEIVYEVVTDSWLTYVEGVCVIWFTIEVLLRVTFCPDKLEFFKSSLNIIDFVAILPFYLEVGLSGLSSKAAKDVLGFLRVVRFVRILRIFKLTRHFVGLRVLGHTLRASTNEFLLLIIFLALGVLIFATMIYYAERIGADPDDPTASAHTNFKNIPIGFWWAVVTMTTLGYGDMYPETWSGMLVGALCALAGVLTIAMPVPVIVNNFGMYYSLAMAKQKLPKKKNKHIPRAPQPGSPNYCKPDALAMATASPQRLLGNVLGGVMGPSGNGGDCPLAQEEIIEINRDSKQNGDAASAALANEDCPTIDQVLSPDERSPIGRGPTRERYQQDRACFLLNTREFRATDGNVRKAALAPSPDSPLTEDWYKMEGSLLQQDLNANSTSSWIKP